One window from the genome of Eucalyptus grandis isolate ANBG69807.140 chromosome 7, ASM1654582v1, whole genome shotgun sequence encodes:
- the LOC104455285 gene encoding rust resistance kinase Lr10 gives MIHSFNAMYMYRVFLLTLHVLLLGISCDAKNSHLCPVSSCGEVRNISYPFRLKGDPKYCGHPEFELTCEYDHTVLYLFDGRYYVKSIVYYFYLDEEDFHGFITVVDDGLQKGNCSSLPRYSLGHSNFSNTIIPYYPLDSLSERVTVAFVKCLQPIAFTRYFDTKPCIEGTHSADMPPNSSQMEVYSYALPGYYLAAGDIKDSCTITMMSFASDYGGREEDQYNRASAPYKDLHNQMAGGFNLTYWGLLSAERSFRFCFLGSRYQRNGCSHYHVRHFLAAKFTLGAPFALIFLIYKWRRRHLAMDENIEEFLQAHNNFMPVRYSYSDIKKITRNFKHKLGEGGYGSVYKGILRSGNEVAVKILNKPKSNGQDFISEVGTIGRIHHVNVVQLVGFCFNKSKQALVYDYMSNGSLDKHIFSKDGYYSIDYKRIYEISLGVAKGIEYLHRGCDMQILHFDIKPHNILLDQNFTPKVSDFGLAKLYPTNHNMVSLTVVRGTLGYMAPELFYKDIGGVSYKVDVYSFGMLLMEMAGRRRNVNAKADRSSQIYFPLWVYDQLHEENEIEMEVVQEEREIIRKMVIVALWCIQLIPNDRPSMTKVLDMLEGDINKLQLPPKPLLYPSDEPVDNVYTGIELESCSISSSTPTIF, from the exons ATGATTCATTCTTTCAACGCCATGTATATGTACCGTGTTTTCCTTCTCACATTACACGTTCTGCTACTAGGGATCAGTTGTGATGCTAAAAACAGTCACTTGTGCCCTGTTTCCTCTTGTGGTGAGGTTCGTAATATAAGCTACCCCTTTCGATTGAAAGGCGACCCAAAATATTGCGGCCACCCTGAGTTTGAACTAACTTGTGAGTATGATCATACTGTCCTATATTTATTTGATGGTCGATATTATGTGAAGTCAATTGTTTACTATTTCTATCTTGATGAAGAAGACTTCCATGGTTTCATCACGGtggttgatgatggacttcaAAAGGGTAATTGCTCGTCTCTCCCTCGTTACTCACTGGGGCACTCCAATTTCAGTAACACCATCATTCCATACTACCCTCTCGATAGCCTCTCAGAAAGAGTGACGGTGGCCTTTGTGAAGTGCTTACAACCCATTGCTTTCACTCGGTATTTCGATACCAAACCGTGTATCGAGGGAACACACTCTGCCGACATGCCTCCCAATTCTTCCCAAATGGAGGTGTACTCATATGCTTTACCTGGGTATTATCTAGCAGCAGGGGACATCAAGGATTCTTGCACCATAACTATGATGTCCTTTGCATCGGATTATGGTGGGAGGGAAGAGGATCAGTATAATCGCGCAAGCGCGCCATACAAGGACCTCCACAATCAGATGGCGGGGGGATTCAATCTCACCTATTGGGGGCTCCTTTCTGCAGAAAGAAGCTTTCGATTTTGCTTCTTAGGTTCTAGATACCAAAGGAACGGGTGCAGTCACTATCACGTTC GCCACTTCCTCGCAGCAAAATTCACCCTCGGAGCTCCATTTGCATTGATATTTTTGATCTATAAGTGGAGGAGAAGGCACCTAGCAATGGACGAAAATATTGAAGAATTCCTACAAGCTCATAATAACTTTATGCCCGTAAGGTACTCTTACTCAGATATTAAGAAAATCACAAGAAATTTCAAACATAAATTAGGAGAAGGAGGATATGGTTCCGTGTATAAGGGGATACTTAGAAGTGGCAATGAAGTTGCTGTTAAGATTCTGAACAAGCCAAAATCTAATGGCCAAGACTTCATAAGCGAAGTGGGTACTATTGGAAGGATCCACCATGTTAATGTGGTTCAGCTTGTTGGTTTTTGCTTCAACAAATCTAAGCAAGCTCTCGTGTATGATTACATGTCAAACGGGTCTTTGGATAAACACATTTTTTCTAAAGATGGTTACTACTCCATTGATTATAAGAGAATATATGAGATATCTCTCGGTGTGGCAAAAGGTATAGAATATCTACATCGGGGATGCGATATGCAAATTCTACATTTTGATATCAAGCCTCACAATATTCTTCTGGATCAAAATTTCACTCCAAAAGTTTCTGACTTCGGGCTTGCAAAGCTTTATCCTACGAACCATAACATGGTATCGTTGACTGTTGTGAGAGGAACCTTGGGATATATGGCACCAGAGCTATTCTACAAGGACATTGGTGGTGTCTCTTATAAAGTTGATGTTTACAGTTTTGGGATGCTGCTAATGGAAATGGCCGGTAGGAGAAGAAATGTAAATGCAAAAGCTGACCGCTCAAGTCAAATTTATTTCCCTCTGTGGGTTTACGATCAACTTcatgaagaaaatgagattgaaatggaagtagtacaagaggaaagagagataaTTAGGAAGATGGTAATAGTTGCTCTTTGGTGTATACAGTTAATCCCAAATGATCGGCCATCAATGACTAAGGTTTTAGATatgcttgaaggagatattaataaattgcaaCTACCCCCGAAGCCGCTTCTATATCCATCGGATGAGCCAGTTGACAATGTCTACACTGGAATAGAACTTGAATCATGCTCAATTTCATCAAGTACTCCAACAATTTTCTGA
- the LOC104453134 gene encoding uncharacterized protein LOC104453134 — protein sequence MSTQMLFLATLVVLSSSMQSHAVEYTVTNSAGNTTGGARFSSEIGIPYSRRALSAATRFIWMVFHQKAPGDRKSVEKVSLFIETMDGVAYESNDEIHVSATYLGGFSGDVKGEFTGVLYHEMAHVWQWDGDGQAPGGLIEGIADFVRLRSGYVPGHWVGPGQGDRWDQGYDVTARFLDYCNDLRNRFVAELNKKMRTGYSDNYFVDLLDKSVDQLWKDYKAKYTT from the coding sequence ATGTCAACCCAAATGCTCTTCCTTGCTACGCTAGTTGTCCTCTCATCTTCCATGCAATCCCATGCGGTGGAATACACCGTGACGAACAGCGCCGGCAACACTACCGGAGGTGCCCGCTTCTCTAGTGAGATCGGCATTCCATACAGCCGCAGGGCTTTGTCAGCGGCCACCCGTTTCATATGGATGGTCTTCCATCAGAAAGCCCCTGGGGATCGTAAGAGCGTCGAAAAAGTGAGCTTGTTTATAGAGACCATGGATGGCGTGGCGTACGAGAGCAATGACGAGATCCACGTGAGCGCCACCTACCTTGGGGGATTCTCAGGGGACGTGAAGGGGGAGTTCACAGGGGTTCTGTACCACGAGATGGCGCACGTTTGGCAGTGGGATGGGGACGGGCAAGCTCCCGGGGGGCTCATTGAGGGGATCGCAGATTTCGTGAGGCTCCGGTCAGGGTACGTGCCGGGCCACTGGGTGGGGCCAGGCCAGGGCGATCGGTGGGATCAGGGTTACGATGTCACCGCCCGGTTTCTCGACTACTGCAATGACCTCAGAAATAGGTTCGTGGCCGAGCTGAACAAGAAGATGAGGACTGGCTATAGCGATAACTACTTTGTTGACCTGCTAGACAAGAGCGTTGACCAGCTCTGGAAGGACTACAAGGCTAAGTACACTACCTGA